In Theileria equi strain WA chromosome 3, complete sequence, the genomic window ACCCTTACAAGGAGTTTTTTGTAACCCATGTTTTACCCACTGATGATATGGAGCATGCAAATGCCAACACTTTGTATGATTCAGAAGTGGTGTTAGACGAAGAAAAGATTCCAGAGCCTATAAATAGCATTTATAAGGAAATTTATAGTATAGGCAAATATATCAGAATTATTGAATCGATGCCCCTACAGGCTGTAGGAAACTACACATACACTAGCGTTGAAGATCTTATTTCACATGTAAAGGATGTCCAccaaaatatttcaaaCAGGGTAATGAAATTTGTTATGATTGATTCAAATTTCACTGGAAAGTTAGAATCTGtgtataaattttattTGCTAAGTCAATCTGACTTTATATATCCAATATTTGACTTGATAAATCATGAAAAATCGgaatatattttacagaaaACTTTTAGAGAATCACTAGAGTTTTCCTCCGTAAGAGGAGATCCTCGTAAGGATTTTTTTGAGATAAAGCTTGATAATATTACAAACCTTCCAGCAGCCTTGGATTATTTAAGTAATGGTGGCTATAAGATTACAACCTCAAGCAATCCAGAGGTGTATAAGAGGATCGCGATTAGTTGTGGAGAATCACACTCTGTGTTTGTTTTCAACAACAATGTAATGTACAAGTACTTACTGCTATTCAAGTATATCTTTCAATTGAAATATTCTGAATTTCAACTCTCCAATGTCTGGGCAAATCAGATAAAAACAAGGGAACTGCCACTAGATCCACAAACACAAACAAGATTCAATTTTTCTCTCATTACGAGGGAAAGAATGTTGTTCTTTGTAAGAACTTTACTTCAACACACATGTATAGATGTTGTTTACGATGAATACAACACTTTGTGTGCAGAAAACTTTGAAGATTTGTCAGAACTCACGACTAGACATGAGCAATTTTTGAATAATCTATTGGAAGAGTCTTTACTTACCAATGCAGAGATTTTTCCTGTAATTATGCGCACACTTGGGATATGTAATGCATTTTCTAAACATATGCTCAAATTCGCGGATTTTATAACAGATAATTCTATTGTGGCATGCAAGTTATCCGGCATAAAAAAGCATCTAGTGCAAAGAAGGCTTGCGGTGGAAAGGCACTCCAAGGATACTAGTAAACTTTTGAATAACCCTGGCTATATTGCGATGGTAAAAAACGCAAACAAGCAGTTTGaggaaaatgtaaagaattTTATGGCCTTACTACGTGCTAAGGATATAAAAAAACTACAATACAAATTCAACTTTAATTACTTTTTCtaaaatggtaaatgttAAACTAGAAATGTTTATCGAGTTCGTGAGCATTTGCTATGATAGACTTGAGTTCTGCTGCGAATTTTGCAATTGTAGCTCCATCAATGTGTCTATGGTCAGCTGTAATACCCACAGGTGCTATAGACCTTGGTTCAATCTTCAAGTCAGATCCGTCCTTAACATACTCTGGTCTTAGTTTTGAAGCTCCAAGTGCAATGATGCATGCCTGCCCATCAAAGAGCCTTGCGGCTACGAAGGTGCCGCCAATAGCACCTAGATTACTCAATGTACATGTTCCTCCCTTAATATCATCACCGGTGagtttcttttcatttGCAGCAGCCTGAAGTCTTGTAAGTTCCTTCTGGATATCTCTGATGGACAAATCTTgtacattctttacattAGGAACCAATAGGCCGTGTGGACTCGCAATGGCTACAGAGATGTTATGTTCCTTAAATTGCAAGTATCCATCCCCACTAAACTTGGTATTCATTATGGGAACCTTGGAGAGTGCTAGAGATACTGCCTTAATCAGATACGGGGTCGCGGTTATACGAACGGTCTGATCTGAAGCCCTCCTCTTACGATATACATCCAACAAGTTTGTCATATCCAAATCATCACCAACAGTAACATGTGGAACCTCCAATGAAGCTACCATAGACTTCACCATAGCGGAACCAATACCATCAAGTTTTACCTTTGTGGCAGATGCGTCCTGTGATGCAAAGTCTTCCAAGTCCTTCATTGTGACTTGTCCTTGAGAACCGGTTGGAGTGACCAAGGCCAAGTCGACACCGAGTTCCTTTGCGCGTTTCTTTACAGCTGGTGGTGCGACAACACCAGTGGCCTGTGGCTTGTGGAATGACTTTTCCTCAACCTTTGGAGTGTTTGGTTCAAACTTGTTCTTAACTGGCTCCTCCTTGACTTCTAGTTGTACCTGGTCCTCGGTTTCAATGTCCATCAATGGTTTGCCAATTTTGATGATGTCTCCTTCGGCGACATAGAGGTGTTTTACTATCCCGGTATATCTACTTGTAATCTCAACGGCAGCTTTGTCACTCTGTACAGTGCACACAGCTTCCATTTCCTCAACTTCATCGCCAACTTTTTTCTCCCATTTGATAAGTTCGACCTCAGAGATACCTGCGACGTGTGAGTGTACGTTTAAGAGTATAGAACGGTGTCATGAATGAAAATTTCTCACCTTCTCCAATATCAGATAGGTTAAATGTGGTTAGCGCATTCCTCCTTGTGGATATATGGAACGACCTCGCGAGCCAAGCGTGACGAAAGGTTGGTCTCACCAGACGATAGAGGTTTGTGAATGCCATTATGGTATTTCACTGAAACAATAACGTATGCAGTTCTTAAGTAGAATATGCACTACAATACAAGGTATATACCGTGTAGGTATGTAGTCGAGGAATATATTGCAATAACCATCTGGTGGCCTCCCATAGGATAAAATCCCCAACAATACACGGGTCTGCATATCACGTGAATAAAACCACACAAATACCATTAGACGTCGTCTGGTACTCCTAAAGTTAGTGTATTGGCGTGGAACAATTTTTGCGGAACAATTACGCTATACGACCCATAGACACATTTGGTTTAGAAATGCACAGTATTTCGCACTAATTGGACCATTACACATGTGGTATGACGTTAATAATTGATATCTTTGCCAATTGTTCCGATTAATGTGACGTTGAGCATTGCGTGGAGTCCATTTCTACGTACGCATTTTTCTGGAGGTTATGTGACAATTTTGTGGCCTCAAGTTGCTTTTTGCCCTAAATTATTCGTAAAGTTTGGTATGATTGGACAGCTTTTGCAAATGTAGCCTCAATCTAGCTCTATAAGATGCACATTGGTGCCTTTGTAATCAAAGTACCGAAATTGTTGGTCTATCTAGactttaaatatatacattgtaaatttaaGTTTGTACTTGTATTGTATATATATTTAACGGCAATATGGAGTTCTCTCCGCTTTCGGGAATAAAAACTCCGCCATCCGATGCGATAATATTGGATCCTGTAGTCCGGGAGAACATTGTAGAAGTAGCCAGGCCTGAGATTAAGGAGAGAATCGTCGAGATTCCAGAGATCGAGTATGTAGAAAAAATTGTGGAAGTGCCCGAGCCCGTTGTACAGGAGAATATAATTCACATCGCTAAGCCAATTCTGTGCGAAAGAATCAAGAAGTTAGCTAAACCAATTGTACAGGAAAAGATTGTAGAAGTGCCTGTGGTTCAAGTGGTAGACAAAGTTGTGGAAGTTCCACAGTATGTGTACCAAGAAAAAGTCATTGAAGTACCAAAAGTAATGATCCAAGAGAGAATCGTTACAATTCCCAGGAAAGTAGTCAAGGAAAAGATTGTAGAAGTTCCAAAAATCGAATACAAGGAGGTTTGTGGACGCACAGTTCCTACAAAATATTCAGGTGATTACGGAGAGGATTATAGAAGTAGAAGAGGAAGTTCCGGAAATCGTCATGAAGGATGTACATGTAAAGCATTACATAGACAGACCATACGAAGTAGAGAAGATAGTGGAGGTTCCACAGATTCAGGTACAATATTCAACTTTCATGTAAAAATGTTCAGCATGTTTACAAGGATGTAATTACTCCACAATATCGCAACGTACCAAAACCTGTAGAAGTTCCTGTAACTCAATACAGAAGGATACCTGTAGAAAAAGTTATCGATAGGAACGTACCGGTACCCGTTGAATTGGAAGTTGTACAAGAAATTACATGTCCCAAAATTGAAGCGAGgtaatttaaatatataacCTATAAATTTCCTTAGATACAGGGAAATACCTGTACCAGTTCATGTTCAAAGAATTATTGATCATCCTATACCACATGatatattaaaaaattCGGATACAACTGGAAATTACTGCAAGGATATACAGCAAAATTTACAAAGAATGCAACAAACAGGCGCAAAACTCACAAGCAATGTATACACCCACTCCCGGTTTCAAAAACTATGAATTTTTTACGTAAATAGCCATTCACCTGATGTATTATTAATGCGCTGCAATTTACAGCTAGCTATATACCATTCATTTTATCCCACATTTTACGAAAAAGAAAATGGGCAATTCGCGTTTAGCATACAGACATGGACACTACCGGTGGGATGTCGGTTTATCCGAAGCCAAAGGCTTTTGTGTACGTAGATAGTGGATTTTCCGATGCTGTGTATCTATTACTTGGGTTTATGTCATGCCTTTCTATGAAGGTCACGTTATATGATATTGTCCTTTTAACGGAACGCATAAATCTGCAAGGGTATGGAAGGTGGTGTTTTGCTACAAACATGGTGGCATGGCTTATTTTTTTGTTTCTAATTTCTTCATGCATAACATTTCTGTTTTTCCCTCTAAATACTCTGAACTTGTGTATTTCTGTTTGGACAATTCCTGTGTGCCACATGATAcaaattataaatttagGGTTTTTAAGTCTCCCACTCGCGAaatacatttatataaTTGTGGCATCCGTGTTGAGTATAGCAACtgcaaatataaatatGATCGCTATGAGCAGATCAGCGGATGTTCCATCTGGGAAATATCTTAATAAAACCCTCATGGTACTAATAGGTAATATGCTAGGGGAGTTTGGAAATAGGTTAATAATAATTATTATAGACCTCCAATCAGATGTAATTACTTCTAGTGATCTGGAAACTTCTATGTTTATGTGGCTCTTCTCAATAATACCAATAACTATAGGAAGCATTCTTGCGTCCATACACTTATATTTTCGTAGTTTAGGAGCAAGTATTAACGATGTTTATAGAGAAAATATCCGTTTTAGTAATGCAAAACGACAATATAACATTGCAAAATATGCATTACAACGGTGCATACCAATGGTTTCATTAGTTTGGGTCATTCAGGCCATTGAAGGATTCTTTAACACAGGAGCAGGTAAATAGAAATGTACGTGTTAAAATTT contains:
- a CDS encoding hypothetical protein (encoded by transcript BEWA_008530A), coding for MEILKLAVYQRNIQKFITLNERSYVCQSISEVILNVLDDLQDKVIQFETKHQQTFLGLHRLKIYLQPALSIFELLNSIIQPFVSEYGNDKYMKHNENVHSSDFIYSNESTLPFEVSGEHICTCIGVELINKLYSIRKMFGPGDSRRNIVNYLFNKAMTSYTQLITQWMYFGILNDPYKEFFVTHVLPTDDMEHANANTLYDSEVVLDEEKIPEPINSIYKEIYSIGKYIRIIESMPLQAVGNYTYTSVEDLISHVKDVHQNISNRVMKFVMIDSNFTGKLESVYKFYLLSQSDFIYPIFDLINHEKSEYILQKTFRESLEFSSVRGDPRKDFFEIKLDNITNLPAALDYLSNGGYKITTSSNPEVYKRIAISCGESHSVFVFNNNVMYKYLLLFKYIFQLKYSEFQLSNVWANQIKTRELPLDPQTQTRFNFSLITRERMLFFVRTLLQHTCIDVVYDEYNTLCAENFEDLSELTTRHEQFLNNLLEESLLTNAEIFPVIMRTLGICNAFSKHMLKFADFITDNSIVACKLSGIKKHLVQRRLAVERHSKDTSKLLNNPGYIAMVKNANKQFEENVKNFMALLRAKDIKKLQYKFNFNYFF
- a CDS encoding 2-oxoglutarate dehydrogenase complex protein, putative (encoded by transcript BEWA_008540A); translated protein: MAFTNLYRLVRPTFRHAWLARSFHISTRRNALTTFNLSDIGEGISEVELIKWEKKVGDEVEEMEAVCTVQSDKAAVEITSRYTGIVKHLYVAEGDIIKIGKPLMDIETEDQVQLEVKEEPVKNKFEPNTPKVEEKSFHKPQATGVVAPPAVKKRAKELGVDLALVTPTGSQGQVTMKDLEDFASQDASATKVKLDGIGSAMVKSMVASLEVPHVTVGDDLDMTNLLDVYRKRRASDQTVRITATPYLIKAVSLALSKVPIMNTKFSGDGYLQFKEHNISVAIASPHGLLVPNVKNVQDLSIRDIQKELTRLQAAANEKKLTGDDIKGGTCTLSNLGAIGGTFVAARLFDGQACIIALGASKLRPEYVKDGSDLKIEPRSIAPVGITADHRHIDGATIAKFAAELKSIIANAHELDKHF
- a CDS encoding hypothetical protein (encoded by transcript BEWA_008550A), which encodes MEFSPLSGIKTPPSDAIILDPVVRENIVEVARPEIKERIVEIPEIEYVEKIVEVPEPVVQENIIHIAKPILCERIKKLAKPIVQEKIVEVPVVQVVDKVVEVPQYVYQEKVIEVPKVMIQERIVTIPRKVVKEKIVEVPKIEYKEVITERIIEVEEEVPEIVMKDVHVKHYIDRPYEVEKIVEVPQIQHVYKDVITPQYRNVPKPVEVPVTQYRRIPVEKVIDRNVPVPVELEVVQEITCPKIEARYREIPVPVHVQRIIDHPIPHDILKNSDTTGNYCKDIQQNLQRMQQTGAKLTSNVYTHSRFQKL